One Anoplopoma fimbria isolate UVic2021 breed Golden Eagle Sablefish chromosome 21, Afim_UVic_2022, whole genome shotgun sequence DNA segment encodes these proteins:
- the myd88 gene encoding myeloid differentiation primary response protein MyD88 codes for MACVDSEIDLWTIPLIALNMNVRKQLALYLNPRNAVAADWMAVAESMGFIYLEIKNYEGFRSPTESILEGWQARSTDATVGKLLSILEEVERRDIVEDLRPLMEENARKYCENQKKNAKPPLQVPEVDSCLPRTSERTGITLEDDPEGAPELFDAFICYCQKDFEFVREMIKELEQTEYRLKLCVFDRDVLPGSCVWTITSELIEKRCKRMVVVISDEYLDSDACDFQTKFALSLCPGAQSKRLIPVMYKPMSKPFPSILRFLTICDYTRPCTQAWFWVRLAKALSLP; via the exons ATGGCTTGCGTCGATTCAGAAATTGACTTATGGACGATCCCTCTCATTGCGCTGAATATGAATGTGCGTAAACAGTTGGCACTGTACTTAAACCCCAGAAACGCAGTGGCCGCGGACTGGATGGCTGTCGCGGAGTCCATGGGCTTCATTTACCTGGAGATAAAGAACTATGAGGGCTTCAGAAGTCCCACCGAATCGATCTTGGAGGGCTGGCAGGCCCGCTCCACGGACGCGACGGTCGGGAAGCTGCTGTCAAtcctggaggaggtggagcggAGAGACATCGTGGAGGATCTGCGTCCTCTGATGG AGGAAAATGCCAGGAAGTATTGTGAGAACCAGAAGAAGAATGCGAAGCCCCCACTTCAGGTCCCAGAGGTGGACAGCTGTCTCCCTCGCACCTCAGAGAGGACTGGTATCACCCTGGAGGACGACCCTGAGG GTGCTCCTGAGCTGTTCGATGCCTTCATCTGCTACTGCCAGAAGGACTTTGAGTTTGTCCGGGAGATGATCAAGGAGCTGGAACAGACCGAGTACAGgctgaagctgtgtgtgttcgACCGAGATGTCCTCCCAGGCTCCTGTGTGTGGACTATCACTAGTGAGCTCATTGAGAAGAG GTGTAAgaggatggtggtggtgatttCTGATGAATACCTCGACAGTGATGCCTGTGACTTTCAGACCAAGTTTGCTCTCAGTCTTTGTCCCG GAGCTCAAAGTAAACGACTAATTCCAGTGATGTACAAGCCAATGTCAAAGCCGTTCCCCAGCATCTTACGCTTCCTCACCATATGTGACTACACCCGGCCTTGCACACAAGCCTGGTTCTGGGTACGACTGGCCAAAGCTCTCTCACTGCCGTAA
- the cry-dash gene encoding cryptochrome DASH: MSASRTVICLLRNDLRLHDNELFHWAQRNAEYIVPLYCFDPRHYVGTYNYNLPKTGPFRLRFLLESIRDLRNTMLTKGSNLVVRRGKPEEVVADLIKQLGSVSTVAFHEEVTSEELNVEKRVKDVCAQMNVKVHTCWGSTLYHRDDLPFHHMSRLPDVYTQFRKAVETQSRVRPLFPTPEQLKPLPKGLEEGAIPTAEDLEQTEPLADPRSAFPCSGGESHALARLKHYFWDTDAVATYKETRNGLIGADYSTKFAPWLAMGCISPRYIYHQIQQYERERTANQSTYWVIFELLWRDYFKFVGVKYGNRLFQIKGLQEKSVPWKKDMRLFNSWKEGRTGVPFVDANMRELAMTGFMSNRGRQNVASFLTKDLGLDWRMGAELFEYLLVDHDVCSNYGNWLYSAGIGNDPRENRKFNMIKQGLDYDGNGDYVRQWVPELQGIKGADVHTPWTLSTASLSHAHVSLGETYPTPIVMAPEWSRHANKKPSGTGPSPRGKKGASHTPKQHRDRGIDFYFSKSKNL, encoded by the exons ATGTCTGCCTCCCGTACAGTCATATGTCTACTGAGAAACGACCTGCGTCTCCACGACAATGAG CTTTTCCACTGGGCTCAAAGAAATGCAGAGTACATTGTCCCACTGTACTGCTTCGACCCAAGACATTATGTGGGAACCTACAACTACAACCTACCAAAGACTGGGCCTTTCCGCCTGCGCTTCTTACTGGAGAGTATCAGGGACCTTAGAAACACAATGCTCACCAAGGGCAG caacCTCGTGGTGAGACGGGGAAAGCCAGAGGAGGTAGTTGCAGATCTCATCAAGCAACTgggctctgtcagcactgtggCGTTTCATGAGGAG GTGACCTCGGAAGAACTGAACGTCGAGAAACGAGTGAAGGATGTCTGCGCACAGATGAATGTCAAAGTTCACACCTGCTGGGGGTCGACACTGTACCACAGGGATGATCTTCCATTTCACCACATGTCCAG GCTGCCTGATGTGTACACTCAGTTCAGGAAGGCAGTGGAGACCCAGAGCAGGGTGAGGCCTCTGTTCCCAACCCCAGAGCAGCTAAAGCCTCTCCCAAAAGGGCTGGAAGAAGGAGCCATTCCTACAGCAGAGGACCTGGAACAGACAG AGCCTTTGGCTGATCCTCGCTCAGCTTTCCCCTGCAGTGGTGGTGAAAGTCATGCTCTGGCCAGACTCAAACACTATTTCTGGGACACT gaTGCAGTTGCAACCTACAAGGAGACTCGTAATGGCTTGATTGGTGCAGATTATTCCACTAAATTTGCACCTtg GCTGGCGATGGGTTGCATTTCACCCAGGTATATTTATCATCAGATCCAGCAGTATGAGAGGGAGcgaacagccaatcagagcacatACTG GGTCATTTTTGAACTTTTGTGGAGGGATTACTTCAAGTTTGTAGGCGTCAAGTATGGAAACAGACTGTTTCAGATCAAAG GACTTCAAGAGAAATCGGTTCCATGGAAAAAGGACATGAGGCTGTTCAATTCTTGGAAAG agGGACGAACAGGAGTGCCCTTCGTGGATGCCAACATGAGAGAGTTGGCAATGACAGGCTTTATGTCCAACAGGGGGCGGCAGAATGTTGCTAGCTTCCTCACAAAGGACTTGGGCCTGGACTGGAGGATGGGAGCTGAGTTGTTTGAATACCTTCTG GTTGACCATGATGTCTGCAGCAACTACGGCAACTGGCTGTACAGCGCTGGCATAGGAAATGACCccagagagaacaggaagttCAACATGATAAAGCAAGGCCTCGACTACGACGGCAAT GGCGACTATGTGCGGCAGTGGGTTCCTGAGCTGCAGGGGATCAAGGGAGCTGACGTTCACACGCCCTGGACCCTCAGCACTGCTTCGCTGTCGCATGCCCATGTGTCCCTTGGTGAGACCTACCCCACCCCCATCGTCATGGCACCTGAATGGAGCAGACACGCTAACAAGAAACCA AGTGGCACAGGGCCTTCACCAAGAGGAAAGAAGGGCGCTTCTCACACTCCCAAACAGCATCGTGACAGAGGCATTGATTTCTATTTCTCTAAAAGCAAAAACCTGTGA